The proteins below come from a single Juglans regia cultivar Chandler chromosome 12, Walnut 2.0, whole genome shotgun sequence genomic window:
- the LOC109004921 gene encoding ATP-dependent DNA helicase PIF4-like, protein MGKDINSYNLLDDDICFDEEEFQSREIDDELAVEISKEDIAASESLNSEQKHVYNAVLEKVFTNQNAAFFVDGPGGTGKTFLYKALLATVRSRKLVALATASSGVAASILPGGRTAHSRFKLPLDIDKKSTCCVSKQSALANLLRSAKLIIWDEAPMTRKQHIEVLDKMLRDINDSDVTFGGKVVVFGEDFRQVLPVVRKGTRQEQVTSSLVYSYLWPTLTKFHLTENMRAIFDPVFLDYVLEVGNRMPPNTIDETIKIPNGMLVPYEDDNTFLDHLIEDVFHNI, encoded by the coding sequence ATGGGTAAAGACATTAATTCCTACAATCTACTTGATGATGACATCTGTTTTGATGAAGAAGAATTTCAGTCTAGAGAAATCGATGATGAATTGGCTgttgaaatttcaaaagaagATATTGCCGCATCAGAATCTCTTAACAGTGAACAAAAACATGTCTATAATGCAGTGCTGGAAAAAGTATTTACAAACCAAAATGCTGCATTCTTTGTAGATGGCCCGGGTGGTACAGGGAAAACATTCTTATACAAGGCACTTCTCGCAACAGTACGATCAAGAAAATTGGTAGCACTTGCAACTGCTTCATCAGGTGTTGCCGCATCTATTCTTCCGGGAGGTCGAACGGCACATTCACGTTTCAAGCTTCCACTTGATATTGACAAAAAAAGCACGTGTTGTGTCAGCAAACAAAGTGCACTGGCAAACCTACTTCGTTCAGCAAAACTAATAATATGGGATGAGGCTCCAATGACAAGAAAACAACACATCGAAGTATTAGATAAAATGCTACGAGACATCAATGATTCGGATGTAACATTCGGTGGAAAGGTTGTTGTTTTCGGCGAAGATTTTCGACAGGTTTTACCAGTGGTTCGCAAAGGAACGAGACAAGAACAGGTTACTTCCAGTTTGGTTTATTCGTATTTGTGGCCTACATTGACCAAGTTCCATTTAACTGAAAATATGCGAGCAATATTTGATCCAGTTTTTTTAGATTATGTGTTAGAAGTAGGCAACAGAATGCCGCCGAACACAATTGATGAAACCATAAAAATTCCGAATGGTATGCTTGTTCCCTATGAAGATGACAACACTTTTTTAGATCATTTAATAGAAGATGTTTTCCacaatatttaa
- the LOC109004936 gene encoding auxin-responsive protein SAUR78-like: MAKLGKLTKLKSAIKRWPSFTKLARTASSVAAANESDESSKDQLHAVYVGKSRRQYLVRSEIVDHPLFQELVDKTSAGEYDGGVAVACEVVLFEHLLWMLENAETQMGSTDELVEFYSTC, encoded by the coding sequence ATGGCCAAGCTGGGGAAGCTTACAAAGCTCAAGTCGGCCATAAAAAGATGGCCCTCCTTCACCAAGCTCGCTCGCACCGCCAGCTCCGTAGCTGCGGCAAACGAATCCGACGAGTCCTCGAAGGACCAACTTCATGCAGTTTACGTAGGAAAGTCTCGGCGGCAATACCTCGTAAGATCAGAGATCGTTGACCACCCTCTTTTTCAGGAGCTGGTGGACAAGACATCGGCGGGTGAATACGATGGTGGGGTAGCTGTTGCTTGCGAGGTAGTGCTGTTCGAGCACTTGTTATGGATGCTCGAGAATGCCGAGACTCAGATGGGGTCCACGGATGAGCTTGTCGAGTTCTACAGTACTTGCTGA
- the LOC109004922 gene encoding auxin-responsive protein SAUR71-like: protein MIMGVRGSKLGKLLGVREFKRLRSSGPHPPLTPRGYIPVCVGMNNDFRRFMVHATTLGDEDFLELLYRSAEEYGFCNEGILRIPYEANAFEERILMRRSKRKVFRVKPN, encoded by the coding sequence ATGATTATGGGAGTGAGAGGCAGTAAGTTGGGCAAATTGCTTGGAGTTCGAGAATTTAAACGCTTGAGATCATCAGGCCCTCATCCTCCATTGACACCCAGAGGTTACATTCCTGTATGTGTTGGCATGAACAATGATTTTAGGCGATTTATGGTTCACGCAACCACGCTTGGAGATGAGGATTTCTTGGAGCTGCTCTACAGGTCAGCTGAAGAATATGGCTTCTGTAATGAAGGGATTCTGAGGATTCCTTATGAAGCAAATGCCTTCGAGGAGAGGATATTGATGAGAAGGTCCAAGAGAAAAGTCTTCAGGGTCAAACCCAACTAG